In the Mesorhizobium sp. M1D.F.Ca.ET.043.01.1.1 genome, GACGTTGGCGCCCATGCCTTCGGCCAGCTTGTCGGCTTCTTCGGGCGCGGCGTCGAAGCTCGCGGTCCATTCGGCATAGGTGCGGTTGCCGTCGGTGACGCGTCGCAGCTGCAGCGTCGCCTTGTGGTTGGTAATCGGCTGCGGGGTCTCGAGGATCGCGTAGCTGACCAGGAAATTCTCGTCGGAGAAGTCGAGCAGCTTCTCGCGCAGGCGGGCGCCGCTGATGAGCTGGAAGTTGCGCACGCAGCCGATCATGGCGGCGTCCTTGCCGTCCTCGATGTGGCTTTCGACCATGCGCGGATGCCAGCCCGGCAGGCCGTTGAAGTCGCGGATGCGCGCCCACACCTGTTCGACCGGCGCGTCGATGACGCTGGAGATGGTGACTTTCGCCATGAACTCGTTCCCCTGCAACGATGGCAAGGAGGCTAGGGCGGAGGCCCGGGTT is a window encoding:
- a CDS encoding SRPBCC family protein — encoded protein: MAKVTISSVIDAPVEQVWARIRDFNGLPGWHPRMVESHIEDGKDAAMIGCVRNFQLISGARLREKLLDFSDENFLVSYAILETPQPITNHKATLQLRRVTDGNRTYAEWTASFDAAPEEADKLAEGMGANVFQGGFNALKSHFAGNG